Proteins encoded in a region of the Schistocerca serialis cubense isolate TAMUIC-IGC-003099 chromosome 6, iqSchSeri2.2, whole genome shotgun sequence genome:
- the LOC126484687 gene encoding uncharacterized protein LOC126484687, whose translation MEVVLPTPPPPADDAKSPRRRHRRKKASQEQQAEEEGVMRPPPESSSEAESQVHQLLSRTLPPPRLLMSARRSCPSEVQQRLQKASNTAPGADGVTYSDLRREDPGCHVLVKIFSRCWNERKTPVQWKISTTVLIHKKGDVSDVTNWRPLALSSTISKLFGAIVADRTSLWAERLNLLSPEQKGFRTFEGCYEHNFIVQTAIDDARRRGGQACFAWLDLANAFGSVPHAHLLGVLSRMGLPEQLHQLIADMDNGCSTRVRTSDGLTEEIEIQAGIKQGCPLSPIVFNLALEPVLRAATSLRNECGIPLSGVSVSALAYADDIVLLARDSEAMQTLLNVVGEAATWAGLTFKPSKCATLHIRRRQTLGSVFALQGGEPAVLGAGDAYLHLGVPTGYKVTQTPTDAIAAIRRDLQHLNASLLAPWQKIDAVRVFLLPKFDFVMRGGAVRKGPLSALDKAVKAAVKSWLLLPQRASIEQLYLALGEGGCCLTPLADAADISTIVHGFRMLHCDDATVRDTAWATLTTVEVGGRPAIADDGEHGGIGGVTQPATEGAAPGTTRHLEDGGDGPQHDDDSVGRTANTGVEHVRVGGGAKRLLSRTLRECLRQRLRHILLRKPDQGKVFECTRESTASNHFMAGGKYTRFADWRFIHRARLGVVPLNGCRRFDGRANNNKACRRCGHNNETLPHVINACMVHSAALQYRHNAVLNRLATAVAGRPRRGNAAVPDIRINQAVIGDSSGLRPDLVITDEAAKTVTIVDVTIPFENRRIALDNARQLKRIKYADVARGLAARGYSVTVDALVVGSLGAWDRQNDAVLRHLGIASRYCQLMRRLMVSDTIKWSRDIYVEHITGYRQYASP comes from the exons gtgcaccagctgctgtcccggactttgccgccaccacgcctcctgatgtcagcgaggaggtcctgcccctcagaggtgcaacagcggctccagaaggcgagcaatactgctcctggggctgacggagtcacctactcggacttgcgacgtgaggatcctggctgccatGTGCTAGTtaagatcttctcgcgctgctggaatgagcggaagactccggtgcagtggaaaatatccactaccgtcctcatccacaagaaaggggacgtctcggacgtgacaaactggcggcctttagcattgagctctaccatctctaagctctttggtgcaatcgttgcggaccgcacttctctctgggcggagcggttgaacctgctctccccagaacagaagggcttccgcacgtttgaaggctgctacgagcacaacttcattgtgcagacggcaattgatgatgcaaggcgcaggggaggccaagcatgctttgcttggcttgatctggcgaatgcttttggttcagtgcctcacgctcacctccttggagtactgagcaggatgggactgcCAGAGCAATTGCATCAGCTAATTGCCGATATGGAcaatggttgctccacccgcgtccgtacatctgacggactaacggaggagatagagatccaggcggggatcaagcagggctgtccactgtcgcccatcgtctttaacctcgcgctcgagccggtacttcgcgccgcaacctcactcagaaatgagtgtggtattccgcttagcggcgtcagtgtgagcgcactggcgtatgcggacgatatcgtgcttctagcgcgggattcagaggcgatgcagacgctcctcaatgttgtgggtgaggcggcgacgtgggccgggcttaccttcaagccgtcgaagtgtgccacgcttcacatccgccgtcggcagacactaggctcggtattcgccctgcaagggggagaaccagccgtgctcggtgcgggtgacgcctacctccatcttggcgttcccaccgggtacaaagtcacgcagacgccaacggatgcgatcgcggcaattcgacgcgacttgcagcacctgaacgcttccctgctggctccctggcagaagattgacgctgtgcgtgtcttcctcctccctaaatttgactttgtcatgcggggcggagcggtacgcaaggggccgctatctgcactcgacaaggcagtgaaagcggctgtcaaatcatggctgttgcttccacagcgtgcgtccattgaacagctgtacctcgcgctgggagaggggGGATGCtgcctgacgccgctcgcggacgctgcggacatctcgacgatcgtccacggcttccgcatgctgcactgcgacgacgccaccgtccgaGACACCGCCTGGGCCACTCTaactacg gtggaggtcggcggccgacccgccatcgctgacgacggggaacacggcggcatcggaggggtgacgcagccggccacggagggggcggcgcctgggactacacgacacctcgaagatggcggcgatggaccgcagcacgatgatgacagcgtgggacgcaccgccaacactggcgtcgagcatgtccgggtgggagggggcgccaaacgtcttctctcgcggacgctccgcgagtgtctgaggcagcgcctgcgccacatcctactcaggaaaccggaccaggggaaggtgttcgagtgcaccagggagtccacagcgtccaaccacttcatggCGGGAGGAAAATACACgcgcttcgcagactggcgcttcattcaccgcgccaggctcggagtcgtgcctctcAACGGCTGTCGCCGCTTcgatgggcgggcaaacaacaacaaagcctgccgacgctgtggccacaacaacgagacgctcccgcacgtgattaacgcgtgcatggtgcactcagcagccctgcagtatcgccacaacgcggtcctcaaccgcctcgcgacagcagtcgctgggcggccaaggagaggaaacgctgctgttcctgacatcaggattaaccaagccgtcataggggacagcagtgggctgcgtccggacctcgtaataactgacgaggccgctaagactgtgaccatcgtcgatgtgacaatccccttcgagaataggcggattgcgctcgacaacgctcggcaactgaagaggataaagtacgccgacgttgcgcgcggattagccgctcgcggctactccgtcactgtcgacgccctggttgttggcagtctgggggcgtgggaccgccagaacgatgcagtgcttcggcacctaggcatcgctagccgctactgccaactgatgcgacggctgatggtgtctgacaccatcaagtggtcccgcgacatttacgtggaacacattactggcTACCGCCAGTATGCgtccccctag